One segment of Candidatus Pelagibacter ubique HTCC1062 DNA contains the following:
- the rpiB gene encoding ribose 5-phosphate isomerase B — MKKIFLSSDHAGYKLKELIKLHLDKKKINYTDLGPFNSESVDYPDYAHKVAKKVKTNNNHAGILVCGSGMGMNIAANRHKNIRAAQCFNLKSTKLSRLHNNANIITLGSRLLTKKTAINCVSVFLNTKFEGGRHAKRIKKI; from the coding sequence TTGAAAAAAATATTTTTATCCTCTGATCACGCTGGCTATAAATTAAAAGAATTAATTAAACTTCATTTAGATAAAAAGAAAATTAACTATACAGACTTAGGTCCATTCAATAGTGAAAGTGTTGACTATCCAGACTATGCTCATAAAGTTGCTAAAAAAGTTAAAACAAACAATAATCATGCAGGCATACTCGTATGTGGCTCTGGGATGGGAATGAATATTGCTGCAAATAGACATAAAAATATACGCGCCGCTCAGTGTTTTAATTTGAAATCAACTAAATTATCAAGATTGCATAACAATGCAAATATCATTACATTAGGTTCAAGACTTCTTACTAAAAAAACTGCTATAAATTGTGTAAGCGTTTTTTTAAATACAA